A window of Sphingorhabdus lacus contains these coding sequences:
- the secY gene encoding preprotein translocase subunit SecY produces MASRADQMASNLNLSKFGQATELKNRIWFTIGALIIFRLLSFVPLPGVDPVAQAALYANNAAGGVLDIFNTFSGGSLERMSLIALGVMPYITASIVVQLAASLSPTLAAIKKEGESGRKKLNQYTRYGTVFLTALQGYFLAAGLESLAAANGISAVVEPGLMFRVVATISLIGGTMFLMWLGEQITSRGIGNGISLIIMAGIVAQLPRLVANLLEGGRTGSISGFVIVGFIAMFVGLTLLICFMERGQRRVLIQYPKRATQRGMMQADRSHLPLKINTAGVIPPIFASSLLLLPITITQLGGNKVAGESAMGDFVITLNQYLAHGQPIYLLLYGLGIIFFCFFYTAVVFNPEETSENLKKAGGFIPGIRPGKNTESYLDYVLTRITVLGAAYLTLVCLLPDYVMAQTGQQQFFAIGGTSLLILVNVTIDTISQIQSHLLAHQYGDLLKKAKLKGGRAR; encoded by the coding sequence ATGGCATCTCGGGCCGATCAAATGGCTTCGAACCTCAATCTTTCGAAGTTCGGGCAAGCTACAGAATTGAAGAACCGCATCTGGTTTACCATCGGTGCGCTGATTATCTTCCGGTTGCTGAGCTTCGTTCCCCTGCCTGGCGTAGACCCCGTTGCCCAAGCCGCTCTTTATGCAAATAATGCAGCCGGCGGCGTTCTTGATATTTTCAACACTTTTTCGGGCGGAAGCCTTGAGCGTATGAGCCTCATCGCGCTCGGCGTGATGCCCTATATTACCGCTTCGATTGTTGTGCAGCTCGCGGCTTCACTGTCGCCGACGCTCGCCGCTATCAAGAAAGAAGGCGAAAGCGGTCGCAAAAAGCTGAACCAATATACGCGGTACGGGACGGTATTCCTGACGGCGTTGCAGGGTTATTTCCTTGCTGCTGGCCTCGAAAGCCTGGCCGCGGCAAATGGCATTAGTGCCGTTGTCGAACCAGGATTGATGTTCCGCGTGGTCGCAACCATCAGCTTGATTGGCGGCACCATGTTCCTGATGTGGCTGGGTGAGCAAATCACCTCGCGCGGCATCGGTAACGGTATTTCGCTGATTATCATGGCGGGCATTGTTGCGCAGCTTCCGCGGCTTGTCGCCAATCTGCTCGAAGGTGGCCGCACGGGTTCGATCAGTGGCTTTGTTATCGTCGGCTTCATCGCGATGTTTGTCGGATTGACCCTGTTGATCTGCTTCATGGAACGGGGCCAGCGCCGCGTTCTGATCCAATATCCGAAGCGTGCGACCCAGCGCGGCATGATGCAGGCTGACCGCAGCCATCTGCCGCTGAAGATCAATACCGCTGGCGTTATCCCGCCAATCTTTGCATCGTCGCTGCTGCTGTTGCCGATCACGATCACGCAGCTGGGCGGCAACAAGGTCGCCGGTGAAAGCGCAATGGGCGATTTTGTGATCACCCTGAACCAATATCTCGCACATGGTCAGCCGATCTATTTGTTGCTCTATGGCCTCGGCATCATCTTCTTCTGCTTCTTCTACACGGCCGTTGTGTTCAACCCGGAAGAAACGTCGGAAAATTTGAAAAAGGCGGGTGGCTTCATTCCCGGCATCCGTCCCGGCAAGAACACCGAGTCGTACCTGGACTATGTCCTGACACGTATCACCGTGCTTGGTGCGGCCTATCTGACGCTCGTATGTCTGTTGCCTGATTATGTGATGGCGCAAACGGGGCAGCAGCAGTTCTTCGCCATCGGCGGGACCAGCCTGCTCATTCTGGTCAATGTGACGATCGATACGATTTCACAAATCCAGAGCCATTTGCTCGCCCATCAATATGGCGACTTGCTCAAAAAGGCGAAACTTAAAGGTGGTCGCGCCCGTTAA
- the rimK gene encoding 30S ribosomal protein S6--L-glutamate ligase, producing the protein MKIAMLARNADLYSHQRLVEAAVARGHQIDVLNTLRVTMNITSHRPEAYYQGEKLGKYDAVIPRIGASITFYGLAVLRQFEMMNVWSLNESVAIGRSRDKLRSLQILAKKGLGLPVTAFAHDPKQTDEVIKMVGGAPVVIKLLEGTQGIGVVLGETEKSARSVVEAFRSANVNILVQEFIKEANATDIRCFVIGNKVVAAMQRKGAEGDFRSNLHRGGSAEAIKITPEERSTAVRAARAMGLNVAGVDMLRSNHGPVIMEVNSSPGIEGIEKACGKDIATKIIQFIEENAVSGKTKTKGNG; encoded by the coding sequence ATGAAAATCGCAATGTTGGCGCGAAACGCCGACCTATACTCCCACCAAAGGTTGGTGGAAGCAGCAGTGGCACGCGGGCATCAGATCGATGTCCTCAACACCCTTCGCGTGACCATGAACATTACATCACACCGGCCTGAAGCCTATTATCAGGGCGAAAAACTCGGCAAATATGATGCCGTCATCCCGCGGATCGGTGCCTCGATCACATTCTACGGTCTTGCCGTCTTGCGGCAATTTGAGATGATGAACGTCTGGTCATTGAACGAAAGCGTCGCCATTGGACGGTCGCGCGACAAATTGCGGTCCTTGCAGATTCTGGCGAAGAAAGGTCTGGGCTTGCCCGTCACCGCCTTCGCGCATGATCCCAAGCAGACTGACGAAGTGATCAAGATGGTCGGCGGCGCCCCGGTGGTCATCAAGCTGCTCGAAGGCACTCAGGGAATCGGTGTGGTTCTGGGCGAGACCGAGAAATCAGCGCGCTCGGTGGTCGAAGCCTTTCGCAGCGCCAATGTGAACATATTGGTTCAGGAGTTCATCAAGGAGGCGAATGCCACCGACATACGCTGCTTCGTCATCGGCAATAAAGTTGTCGCCGCCATGCAACGAAAGGGTGCTGAAGGGGACTTCCGGTCTAACCTGCATCGCGGTGGATCGGCCGAAGCCATCAAGATTACACCCGAAGAACGGTCGACCGCTGTCCGCGCTGCCCGGGCAATGGGCCTGAATGTAGCCGGCGTGGATATGCTGCGCTCCAATCACGGGCCCGTGATCATGGAAGTCAACAGCAGTCCCGGAATAGAGGGCATCGAAAAGGCTTGCGGCAAGGATATTGCGACCAAGATCATCCAGTTTATCGAGGAAAATGCGGTCAGCGGCAAAACCAAGACAAAAGGTAATGGATAG
- the rpsK gene encoding 30S ribosomal protein S11, translating to MAREPQRIKKRERKNISAGVAHVNASFNNTMITITDAQGNAISWSSAGTMGFKGSRKSTPYAAQVAAEDAGKKAAEHGVRTLEVEVKGPGSGRESALRALQAVGFTITSIRDVTSIPHNGVRPSKRRRV from the coding sequence ATGGCACGCGAACCACAGCGCATTAAGAAGCGGGAACGCAAAAATATTTCGGCCGGTGTTGCCCATGTCAACGCCAGCTTCAACAACACGATGATCACGATCACCGATGCCCAGGGCAACGCGATCAGCTGGTCGTCCGCCGGCACCATGGGCTTCAAGGGCAGCCGCAAGTCGACCCCTTATGCCGCACAGGTTGCTGCAGAAGACGCCGGCAAGAAGGCCGCCGAACATGGCGTCCGCACGCTCGAAGTCGAAGTCAAGGGCCCGGGTTCGGGTCGTGAATCGGCTCTGCGCGCGCTGCAGGCGGTTGGCTTCACGATCACCTCGATCCGTGATGTCACCTCGATCCCGCACAACGGCGTTCGTCCTTCGAAACGCCGTCGCGTCTGA
- the rpsH gene encoding 30S ribosomal protein S8 codes for MSLTDPLGDMLTRIRNGQRAKKDSVVSPASKLRAHVLDVLQREGYIRGYSEENIGQHLGLRIELKYFEGAPAIQHVARVSKPGRRVYSGSQELPVIRNGLGITIVSTPKGVLSDAEARAQNVGGEILAEVF; via the coding sequence ATGTCATTGACCGATCCTTTGGGTGATATGCTCACCCGTATCCGCAACGGCCAGCGGGCGAAGAAAGACTCTGTCGTTTCTCCCGCATCCAAATTGCGTGCCCATGTTCTCGATGTTCTGCAACGCGAAGGTTATATTCGCGGATACAGCGAAGAAAACATTGGCCAGCATCTGGGCCTGCGTATCGAACTGAAATATTTCGAAGGCGCACCTGCGATCCAGCATGTTGCCCGCGTTTCGAAGCCAGGTCGTCGCGTATATTCGGGAAGCCAAGAGCTCCCCGTTATCCGTAACGGTTTGGGCATCACCATCGTTTCGACGCCAAAGGGCGTTCTGTCCGACGCCGAAGCGCGCGCCCAGAACGTTGGCGGCGAAATCCTGGCGGAGGTATTCTAA
- the rpsM gene encoding 30S ribosomal protein S13: MARIAGVNIPTNKRVIIALTYIHGIGRTKALEIADKLGIDHSRRVQDLSDAEVLQIRETIDAGYTVEGDLRRTTSMNIKRLMDLACYRGLRHRKGLPVRGQRTHTNARTRKGKAKAIAGKKK; this comes from the coding sequence TTGGCTCGTATTGCCGGGGTTAACATTCCAACAAATAAGCGCGTGATCATTGCGCTTACCTATATTCACGGTATCGGTCGCACAAAAGCGCTCGAGATCGCGGACAAACTGGGAATTGATCACAGCCGCCGTGTGCAGGATCTTTCGGACGCCGAAGTTCTGCAAATCCGCGAAACCATCGATGCGGGCTACACCGTAGAGGGCGACCTTCGCCGCACCACATCGATGAACATCAAGCGTCTTATGGACCTCGCCTGCTACCGTGGCCTGCGCCACCGTAAGGGTCTTCCGGTCCGTGGCCAGCGCACGCACACCAATGCGCGCACCCGCAAGGGCAAGGCCAAGGCAATTGCTGGCAAGAAGAAGTAA
- the rplO gene encoding 50S ribosomal protein L15, producing the protein MKLNDIKDNEGARHRRMRVGRGIGSGKGKTSGRGQKGQTSRSGVSINGFEGGQMPLHMRIPKRGFNNIFAKDHAEVNLGMIQKFIDAKKIDIKAVVDHAALKAAGLARGGKDGVRLLAKGELTSKVNFSVAGASKAAVEAVEKAGGKVDILVTVSASEKAAAKKSSVKNAAKSAEAKK; encoded by the coding sequence ATGAAACTGAATGACATTAAAGATAATGAAGGCGCCCGCCATCGTCGTATGCGCGTGGGCCGTGGTATCGGTTCGGGCAAGGGCAAGACCTCGGGTCGCGGCCAAAAGGGCCAGACCAGCCGCTCCGGTGTTTCGATCAACGGATTTGAAGGCGGCCAGATGCCCCTCCACATGCGTATCCCGAAGCGTGGTTTCAACAATATCTTTGCCAAAGACCATGCTGAAGTAAATCTGGGCATGATCCAGAAGTTCATCGACGCCAAGAAAATCGACATCAAGGCTGTTGTCGACCATGCTGCGCTCAAGGCCGCTGGCCTGGCACGCGGTGGTAAGGATGGCGTCCGTTTGTTGGCCAAGGGCGAGCTCACTTCTAAAGTGAACTTCTCGGTTGCCGGTGCTTCGAAGGCTGCTGTTGAAGCCGTTGAAAAGGCTGGCGGTAAAGTCGACATTCTGGTGACCGTTTCGGCATCGGAAAAGGCGGCTGCAAAAAAGTCGTCGGTTAAAAACGCCGCAAAGAGCGCCGAAGCAAAGAAATAA
- a CDS encoding adenylate kinase gives MNIILLGPPGAGKGTQASHLVDDFGMAQLSTGDMLRAARKAGTPLGDRVAAVMDSGALVSDDIVDDLICDKLDSMPHDQGAIFDGYPRTAAQAHSLDKILADRGRTLDFVIELNVDEDALVDRITGRFTCASCGEGYHDRYKLPKADGVCDNCGSTEFKRRPDDNEETVRTRMAEYRAKTAPILPIYDARGLVRRIDGMGSIDDVTKEIEAIIDQK, from the coding sequence ATGAATATCATCCTGTTGGGACCGCCAGGTGCGGGAAAAGGTACGCAAGCAAGTCACCTGGTTGATGATTTCGGCATGGCCCAGCTTTCGACGGGTGACATGCTGCGCGCCGCGCGCAAAGCTGGAACCCCTTTGGGTGACCGCGTTGCTGCTGTCATGGATTCTGGCGCGCTCGTCTCCGACGACATTGTAGACGATCTGATTTGTGACAAGCTGGACTCGATGCCGCACGATCAGGGTGCTATTTTTGACGGCTATCCCCGCACCGCCGCACAGGCCCATTCGCTCGACAAGATTTTGGCTGATCGCGGCCGCACCCTCGATTTTGTAATCGAACTGAACGTTGATGAAGATGCGCTGGTGGATCGTATCACCGGCCGTTTCACCTGCGCCTCGTGCGGTGAAGGATATCACGACCGCTACAAATTGCCCAAGGCGGACGGCGTCTGCGACAATTGCGGTTCGACCGAGTTCAAGCGGCGTCCCGATGACAATGAAGAAACGGTGCGCACGCGCATGGCCGAATATCGCGCAAAAACAGCGCCGATCCTGCCGATTTACGACGCGCGTGGCCTTGTGCGGCGCATCGATGGCATGGGATCCATTGATGACGTGACAAAAGAAATAGAAGCGATCATCGACCAAAAGTAA
- a CDS encoding S1 family serine peptidase, protein MIEAILAMNPNVRVSPTKEDADYLIARYPDFPDILILIRNEELFGGNLDRPPLFDSSDEGIAKMYDLFATAGFPVGYRLPLVAGSISDASLADQLNLELGQIIMARRLLFLRGKSQQDVGYEIVRDDCRGVEPSKICVPSQTLLIHNKSSLPQYVAIGHVDPHNMSFYLSQNLPKQFSLNPGESRTFPYVEDGQYTVIISANEPIDLDIVEISKRTAPDLPRAWNISVIQPPIGTATYGGGGGVVISLFAAPWQAQLYSTDSGTPASLRANATLGKVAWAQYEKRHRCGGSVIGLDDNKRYIVLTAAHCVAGEPFAGPVLRQNALKFRRVRLGTLDLTKGGTTYAIDSIVVHKGYVAGGHDNDIAILRIRPDSSTLSQNAKSVRPIAVATSQPTATTRVKWYGWGFMEATEGIVTRITSNNVVQRNPSQLHEGRMQLIDQKTCSKRGGYGKVTDFMLCAVTPLKSRVEVFTCQGDSGGPIVATQNGKTMQVGIVSWAVGCGAKGKPSVSVNVARYQSWIKEAKTKFVSGKSVEYSK, encoded by the coding sequence ATGATTGAAGCAATACTGGCGATGAACCCCAATGTGCGGGTTAGTCCAACAAAGGAGGATGCCGATTATCTTATCGCGCGTTATCCCGATTTTCCCGACATTCTGATCCTAATTCGGAACGAAGAATTGTTTGGCGGCAATCTCGATCGGCCCCCGCTTTTCGACAGCTCCGACGAAGGCATTGCAAAAATGTACGATCTATTTGCCACAGCGGGTTTTCCTGTTGGCTATAGGCTACCGTTAGTTGCAGGAAGCATCAGCGATGCCTCGCTGGCGGATCAACTCAACTTGGAGCTGGGACAAATAATAATGGCGCGGCGTTTGCTTTTCCTGCGCGGAAAGTCACAACAAGACGTAGGTTACGAGATAGTTCGCGATGACTGCCGGGGAGTTGAACCGTCGAAAATCTGCGTCCCTTCGCAAACGCTTTTGATCCACAACAAATCGTCATTGCCCCAATATGTCGCGATAGGACATGTTGATCCGCATAATATGAGCTTCTATCTTTCCCAAAATCTACCAAAGCAATTTTCGTTGAACCCCGGTGAATCACGAACTTTCCCATATGTGGAAGACGGTCAATACACCGTCATCATTTCGGCAAACGAGCCGATCGACCTCGATATCGTTGAAATCAGCAAACGAACGGCGCCGGATCTGCCGCGAGCTTGGAATATATCGGTAATTCAACCTCCAATAGGGACGGCTACCTACGGTGGTGGGGGTGGCGTCGTCATTTCATTATTTGCTGCCCCATGGCAGGCTCAGCTATATTCAACCGACAGCGGAACTCCGGCTTCACTGCGTGCCAATGCTACACTCGGCAAGGTTGCTTGGGCGCAGTATGAGAAAAGACACCGTTGCGGTGGATCAGTGATCGGACTGGATGACAACAAACGGTATATCGTGCTGACGGCGGCGCACTGTGTCGCTGGCGAACCTTTCGCCGGTCCGGTGTTGCGGCAGAATGCACTTAAATTTCGTCGCGTGAGGCTGGGAACGTTGGACCTGACAAAAGGCGGCACCACCTACGCAATTGATTCGATTGTGGTCCACAAGGGATATGTCGCGGGGGGGCACGATAACGATATCGCGATTTTGCGGATTAGGCCCGATTCCAGTACGCTGTCGCAGAACGCAAAATCGGTGCGGCCGATAGCGGTAGCGACAAGCCAGCCAACAGCGACGACCCGCGTTAAATGGTATGGCTGGGGCTTCATGGAGGCCACAGAGGGTATTGTTACACGCATAACAAGCAACAACGTCGTTCAGCGCAATCCTTCACAGCTTCACGAAGGCAGAATGCAGCTTATCGATCAGAAAACATGCAGCAAGCGCGGCGGATATGGAAAAGTGACCGACTTCATGCTTTGCGCGGTTACGCCTCTGAAATCGAGGGTCGAAGTTTTCACCTGCCAAGGGGATAGTGGTGGACCAATTGTCGCCACACAGAACGGCAAAACCATGCAAGTCGGCATTGTATCATGGGCCGTTGGCTGCGGAGCCAAAGGCAAGCCGTCGGTCTCTGTGAATGTGGCCAGATATCAGTCATGGATCAAGGAGGCTAAAACGAAATTCGTTTCAGGCAAATCGGTCGAATATTCAAAATGA
- the rplQ gene encoding 50S ribosomal protein L17, with the protein MRHKVGHRKLQRTTSHRTAMLRNMAASLIKHEQIKTTLPKAKELRPYVEKLITLAKKGGLSNRRLAMSRLMDDTQLKKLFDELAPRYADRNGGYSRVIKAGFRGSDAAPMGVIELVDRNVDAKGQDSGPVEMMDDDAE; encoded by the coding sequence ATGCGCCATAAAGTTGGCCACCGTAAGCTGCAACGCACCACCTCGCACCGTACCGCGATGCTCCGCAACATGGCGGCGTCGCTGATCAAGCATGAGCAGATCAAGACCACCTTGCCCAAGGCAAAGGAACTGCGTCCTTATGTTGAAAAGCTGATCACGCTGGCGAAAAAGGGTGGCCTGTCCAACCGTCGTCTGGCGATGAGCCGTCTGATGGACGACACGCAGCTCAAGAAACTCTTCGACGAACTGGCCCCGCGCTATGCCGACCGTAACGGTGGCTACAGCCGCGTAATCAAAGCCGGCTTCCGCGGCTCCGACGCCGCCCCGATGGGCGTCATCGAACTGGTCGACCGCAATGTCGACGCCAAGGGCCAGGACAGCGGCCCCGTCGAAATGATGGACGACGACGCCGAATAA
- a CDS encoding ATP-dependent zinc protease family protein, translating into MTKGRQLRKNAKVEIGWCEMVDIPSLGLRNVHAKMDTGAATSSIHATRVKPMVRDGERWVEFWFRLNAGEKPKRYEAPMIDKRYVRSSNGANEERYVISATFCFGTLCWNGQLTLANRRSMAFPLLIGRRALRRGFLVNSERRWMLGKPAQ; encoded by the coding sequence ATGACCAAGGGGCGCCAACTTCGAAAAAATGCGAAGGTCGAAATTGGCTGGTGCGAAATGGTCGATATACCGAGCCTAGGCCTTCGGAACGTGCATGCGAAAATGGATACGGGTGCGGCGACATCGTCCATCCATGCCACCCGCGTAAAGCCAATGGTCCGCGATGGGGAGCGCTGGGTCGAATTCTGGTTCCGCTTGAACGCCGGGGAGAAGCCCAAACGCTACGAAGCGCCGATGATCGACAAGCGATATGTGCGAAGCTCGAACGGGGCCAATGAGGAGCGATATGTAATATCGGCGACATTTTGTTTCGGTACATTATGCTGGAATGGCCAGCTCACCTTGGCAAATCGACGTTCAATGGCGTTTCCCTTGCTTATTGGGCGTCGGGCGTTAAGGCGCGGCTTTTTGGTAAATAGTGAACGGCGCTGGATGCTAGGCAAGCCAGCGCAATAA
- the rpmD gene encoding 50S ribosomal protein L30, with the protein MAKIKLKQIGSPIRRPASQRATLKGLGLDKMNRVVELEDTPEIRGMIRTVRHMVEVQN; encoded by the coding sequence ATGGCGAAGATCAAACTGAAGCAGATCGGTTCACCCATCCGCCGTCCCGCCTCGCAGCGTGCGACGTTGAAGGGCCTTGGCCTCGACAAGATGAACCGCGTTGTTGAACTGGAAGACACCCCCGAAATTCGCGGGATGATCCGTACAGTTCGGCATATGGTCGAAGTACAGAATTGA
- the rpsE gene encoding 30S ribosomal protein S5 translates to MADENTQTDAPVVDGGAPVDAAGEGQRRGRGGRGGGGGEGRGRGGRRDERRPAQEEDDGTIEKLVHINRVSKTVKGGKRFGFAALVVVGDGQGRVGFGHGKAREVPEAINKATAAAKKSMIRVPLKDGRTLHHDGRGHFGAGNVTVRSAPAGTGIIAGGPMRAVFESLGVADVVTKSVGTSNPYNMIRATFAALSDQTSPKSVAQRRGKKIADLLGRGGSKSAEADAEAIAE, encoded by the coding sequence ATGGCTGACGAAAATACCCAGACAGATGCGCCAGTCGTTGACGGCGGCGCACCCGTAGACGCAGCCGGTGAAGGCCAGCGCCGCGGACGTGGCGGACGTGGCGGCGGTGGCGGCGAAGGCCGTGGCCGTGGTGGTCGTCGCGACGAGCGTCGTCCTGCACAGGAAGAAGATGATGGCACGATCGAAAAGCTCGTTCACATCAACCGCGTTTCGAAGACCGTTAAAGGCGGTAAGCGTTTCGGATTTGCTGCACTGGTCGTCGTTGGTGACGGGCAAGGCCGCGTAGGTTTTGGACATGGCAAGGCGCGCGAAGTGCCGGAAGCCATCAACAAGGCAACAGCGGCTGCGAAAAAGTCGATGATCCGCGTTCCCCTGAAGGACGGACGCACCTTGCATCATGATGGCCGCGGCCATTTCGGTGCTGGCAACGTAACCGTTCGTTCGGCACCTGCCGGAACGGGTATCATCGCCGGTGGTCCGATGCGCGCTGTGTTTGAATCGCTCGGCGTTGCTGACGTTGTGACCAAGTCGGTTGGCACGTCGAACCCTTACAACATGATCCGCGCAACCTTCGCGGCCTTGTCCGACCAGACAAGCCCCAAGTCGGTTGCGCAACGTCGTGGCAAGAAAATCGCGGATCTTTTGGGTCGCGGTGGCAGCAAGTCTGCCGAAGCCGACGCTGAAGCTATTGCGGAGTAA
- the rplR gene encoding 50S ribosomal protein L18 has translation MAKLSLFAKRRLRVRSKLRAQVAGRPRLSVHRTGRHIYAQIIDDSKGVTVASASTLDKDVKAKNGSTAEAAADVGKRVAAAAQKAGVSSVVFDRGGFLFHGRVKALADAAREGGLEF, from the coding sequence ATGGCGAAACTATCTCTTTTTGCAAAGCGGCGCCTGCGCGTTCGTTCGAAATTGCGGGCCCAGGTTGCTGGCCGTCCGCGTCTTTCGGTGCACCGCACCGGTCGTCACATCTATGCCCAGATCATTGATGACAGCAAGGGTGTGACCGTTGCTTCCGCATCGACCCTGGACAAGGATGTCAAGGCGAAGAACGGCTCGACCGCTGAAGCCGCTGCCGATGTTGGCAAGCGCGTTGCGGCTGCTGCCCAGAAGGCTGGCGTTTCCAGCGTAGTTTTTGATCGTGGTGGTTTCCTTTTCCACGGTCGCGTCAAGGCGCTTGCCGATGCGGCGCGCGAAGGCGGATTGGAGTTCTGA
- the rplF gene encoding 50S ribosomal protein L6, which translates to MSRIGKKPVPIPAGVTASMDAGTLSVKGPKGELKMPMSNLISYEMKDEGLSVMPADGSKAARAFWGMQRTLVQNLVTGVTEGFTKVLEITGVGYRANAQGKMLKLQLGYSHDVDFAIPEGIEIKTPDNTTVEISGMDKQKVGQVAAEIRRWRKPEPYKGKGIKYRGEYIFRKEGKKK; encoded by the coding sequence ATGAGCCGCATTGGTAAGAAACCTGTTCCCATTCCAGCCGGCGTTACCGCCAGCATGGATGCCGGTACATTGTCAGTGAAGGGCCCCAAGGGCGAACTGAAAATGCCGATGAGCAATCTCATTTCCTATGAGATGAAGGACGAAGGTCTTTCGGTCATGCCTGCCGATGGCAGCAAGGCAGCTCGTGCATTTTGGGGTATGCAGCGTACGCTGGTTCAGAATTTGGTCACCGGTGTGACCGAAGGCTTTACCAAGGTGCTGGAAATCACCGGCGTTGGCTATCGTGCAAACGCACAGGGCAAGATGTTGAAACTGCAGCTTGGCTACAGCCATGATGTTGATTTCGCGATCCCTGAAGGCATTGAAATCAAGACGCCCGACAACACCACGGTGGAAATTTCGGGCATGGACAAGCAGAAGGTCGGTCAGGTTGCTGCCGAAATTCGTCGCTGGAGAAAGCCTGAGCCTTATAAGGGCAAGGGTATCAAATACCGCGGCGAGTATATCTTCCGCAAAGAAGGAAAGAAGAAGTAA
- a CDS encoding DNA-directed RNA polymerase subunit alpha, producing the protein MSVNIKNWQELKKPNALELKSGSDAKRKATFVAEPLERGFGLTLGNALRRVLLSSLQGAAITSIKIENVLHEFSSLAGVREDVTDIVLNIKQVALKMEGEGPKRLQLSATGPGAVTAGDIAVSGDIQVMNPDLVICHLDDGATLNMEITADTGKGYVPAVANRPADAPIGLIPVDSLYSPVRQVAYKVDNARIGQELDYDKLNLTIETDGTVTPEDAVAYAARILQDQLQVFVHFEDSMAASSPMIGMAAPSASSEESDANQLNRYLLKKVDELELSVRSANCLKNDNIIYIGDLVQKSEAEMLRTPNFGRKSLNEIKEVLSSMGLRLGMDIPGWPPENIEEMAKKLEQELLG; encoded by the coding sequence ATGTCCGTCAATATCAAGAACTGGCAGGAACTGAAAAAGCCCAACGCCCTCGAACTGAAGTCCGGCAGCGATGCGAAGCGTAAAGCTACCTTCGTCGCCGAACCTCTGGAACGTGGCTTTGGCCTGACACTGGGCAACGCGCTGCGTCGCGTATTGCTCTCGTCGCTGCAAGGTGCAGCGATCACGTCGATCAAGATCGAGAACGTATTGCACGAATTCTCGTCGCTTGCCGGCGTGCGTGAAGATGTCACCGACATCGTTCTCAACATCAAGCAGGTCGCCCTGAAGATGGAAGGCGAAGGCCCCAAGCGGCTTCAGCTTTCGGCCACTGGCCCCGGCGCGGTCACCGCAGGCGATATCGCTGTTTCCGGCGATATCCAGGTGATGAACCCGGATCTGGTTATCTGCCATCTCGACGACGGCGCGACGCTGAACATGGAAATCACGGCCGACACCGGCAAGGGCTATGTCCCTGCGGTCGCCAACCGTCCGGCCGACGCGCCGATCGGTCTGATCCCCGTCGACAGCCTCTATTCGCCCGTCCGTCAGGTCGCCTACAAGGTCGACAATGCGCGTATTGGTCAGGAACTTGACTATGACAAGCTGAACCTGACGATCGAAACCGACGGCACCGTGACCCCCGAAGACGCCGTGGCCTATGCCGCGCGCATCCTTCAGGACCAGTTGCAGGTGTTCGTCCACTTCGAAGATTCGATGGCCGCAAGCTCGCCGATGATCGGCATGGCCGCACCATCGGCATCGTCGGAAGAATCGGACGCGAACCAGCTCAACCGCTACCTTCTCAAGAAGGTGGACGAACTGGAACTGTCGGTCCGCAGCGCAAACTGCCTCAAGAACGACAACATCATCTACATCGGCGACCTCGTTCAAAAGAGCGAAGCCGAAATGCTGCGCACTCCCAATTTCGGCCGCAAGTCGCTGAACGAAATCAAGGAAGTGCTGTCGTCCATGGGTCTGCGCCTCGGCATGGACATCCCCGGCTGGCCGCCCGAGAATATCGAGGAAATGGCCAAGAAGCTTGAGCAGGAACTGCTGGGCTAA